One Gadus morhua chromosome 1, gadMor3.0, whole genome shotgun sequence DNA segment encodes these proteins:
- the dnase1l1l gene encoding deoxyribonuclease I-like 1-like isoform X2 — MDPTRFHVNLPGTLASKTMKCQILLLCCLGVCMLNVAASLKMCAFNVQSFGEAKANNKKVMGLLIKILARCDLCLIQEVRDSKGGAIPRLVKDLNRFDKSNSYAYIESKRLGRKTYKEQYVYIYRDNVLQVKDHHQYHKTEAEGTNDTDVFSREPFIVRFHSPATLVKDFILIGQHTSPKTAMKEIDELYTVFKDIYKKWKMDNVVILGDLNAGCSYITIKGWRAVRLRSNPKFSWLIGDEQDTTVRERTHCAYDRIVVHGREILHGIVPGSAQPFNFKKEFHLSEEEALEVSDHFPVEVDLKPNHRYRLRNEL; from the exons ATGGATCCAACCCGCTTTCACGTCAATCTCCCTGGGACCCTGGCATCAAAG ACAATGAAGTGCCAAATCCTCCTGCTTTGTTGCCTGGGGGTGTGCATGTTGAACGTTGCAGCTTCCCTAAAAATGTGTGCCTTCAACGTTCAGAGCTTTGGGGAAGCCAaggccaacaacaaaaaggtcATGGGACTTCTAATAAAG ATCCTTGCCAGGTGTGACCTGTGTCTGATTCAGGAGGTCAGAGACTCTAAAGGAGGAGCCATACCCCGGCTGGTCAAGGATCTCAACAG GTTCGATAAATCCAATTCCTATGCCTACATTGAGAGCAAGAGGCTGGGGAGGAAGACATACAAGGAGCAATACGTTTACATTTACAG AGACAACGTGCTGCAGGTGAAGGACCATCATCAGTACCACAAAACGGAGGCAGAGGGCACAAACGACACAGACGTTTTCTCCAGAGAACCTTTCATTGTTCGCTTTCACTCCCCTGCAACGC TGGTGAAGGATTTCatcctgattggtcagcacACCAGCCCCAAAACAGCCATGAAGGAGATAGATGAACTGTATACTGTCTTCAAGGACATCTACAAGAAGTGGAAGATGGAT AATGTTGTGATCCTAGGAGACCTTAACGCCGGATGCAGCTACATCACCATCAAGGGCTGGAGAGCGGTGCGCCTGCGGAGCAACCCCAAGTTCAGCTGGCTGATCGGAGACGAGCAGGACACCACCGTTAGGGAGAGGACACACTGTGCTTACGACAG GATTGTTGTCCATGGACGCGAGATCCTCCATGGCATTGTCCCGGGCTCAGCTCAACCTTTCAACTTTAAAAAGGAGTTCCACCTGAGCGAGGAGGAG
- the traf3ip3 gene encoding WD repeat-containing protein 87 isoform X2, translated as MASMASLEILDISATPTSPIKDFDQKEEKRSEKYQHLRGRNNKTSCRSPPRDVDTRLIKDMLQHKRHLEFQRRRAGSPEFCPERTVNSIYCSTKRNPLAKTGHVKHQSAVPMAQMLDKQTQRTATSIEDPTGVLISNRLGVNDPNPGKWATLWSEPLPLKGQKEDMPGQQETAGFASVSLAENSIQQNMKGQQATSIKTITATEDFHTTMSSNSRILIEATVEQKILQEACVQTDPGLVTVKASDVQQLAEYLQEALWREEALKKKMAILQQSASSLLNSSDNIWTARCNEDLLTNRITSLEAQLQLCFQRLPKDGLKKLVLTMERQKLVYEEKALAALQKATLEKTDALVESHHFQEALETAKTESSRWQGLYEEQKQISGQLKECHERTSGQVDQLHSQLKLSSGQQEVLRGQTSTLQRVHEEMQRNISLLEQANQALRNDLCMKARTPECWDFTVQVCLPSEEPEEEQKEREDKEDGEEEDGEDTEEEDTEEEDREDKEEKEQSLLVQELRDTQERLRTKGQQGSRRSWTRMFVLLIVILAFTGVAMLSLWHPPFRDQVAIILSDIETRIEDYLMEMASHRHCYRPV; from the exons ATGGCTAGTATGGCTAGTTTGGAAATTCTGGACATCAGTGCAACTCCTACCTCACCAATCAAGGACTTTGATCAGAAAGAGGAGAAAAGATCAGAGAAATACCAACACCTCCGAGGGCGAAACAATAAAACGTCCTGTCGAAGCCCGCCGAGAGATGTGGATACTAGATTAATAAAAGATATGCTTCAACACAAGAGACACCTGGAGTTCCAGAGAAGGAGAGCTGGGAGCCCAGAGTTTTGCCCGGAGAGGACTGTGAATTCAATATATTGTTCCACAAAGAGAAACCCACTGGCAAAGACAGGTCATGTGAAACATCAGAGCGCAGTACCGATGGCTCAGATGCTGGATAAACAAACCCAAAGGACCGCCACGTCCATAGAGGACCCCACAGGGGTGTTGATCTCAAACAGATTAGGGGTCAATGACCCGAATCCTGGTAAATGG GCTACCTTATGGTCAGAACCTTTACCGTTGAAAGGCCAGAAGGAAGATATGCCAGGGCAACAGGAGACAGCAGGTTTCGCATCAGTATCCCTAGCAGAGAACTCCATTCAGCAGAATATGAAAG GACAACAAGCAACTAGCATCAAAACAATCACAGCAACTGAAGATTTCCACACAACCATGTCCTCTAACTCTCGTATTCTCATTGAAGCTACGGTAGAGCAAAAGATATTACAAGAAGCCTGTGTGCAGACTGA CCCTGGCCTGGTCACTGTTAAGGCATCT GATGTTCAGCAACTCGCTGAGTACTTGCAG GAGGCTCTGTGGAGAGAGGAGGCTTTGAAGAAGAAGATGGCCATCCTTCAGCAGAGCGCATCCAGCCTGCTAAACTCCTCCGACAACATTTGGACT GCTCGCTGCAACGAGGACCTTCTGACAAACAGGATAACATCTCTAGAGGCGCAACTGCAGCTCTGCTTTCAG AGGCTCCCTAAAGACGGACTGAAGAAGCTGGTCCTGACAATGGAGAGGCAGAAACTGGTGTATGAGGAGAAGGCCTTGGCTGCCCTGCAGAAGGCCACACTGGAGAAGACAGATGCATTGGTTGAGTCGCACCACTTCCAG GAGGCGCTGGAGACAGCCAAGACAGAGTCCTCGAGGTGGCAGGGTCTTTATGAGGAACAGAAGCAGATCTCAGGGCAGCTAAAGGAGTGTCACGAACGCACCAGTGGACAGGTGGACCAGCTGCACAGCCAGCTAAAG CTGTCCAGTGGCCAGCAGGAGGTGCTGAGGGGGCAGACGAGCACTCTACAGCGGGTCCATGAAGAGATGCAACGCAACATCTCCCTTCTGGAGCAGGCCAACCAGGCCCTGAGGAATGACCTCTGCATGAAAG CCCGTACCCCCGAGTGCTGGGACTTCACAGTGCAGGTGTGCCTGCCATCAGAGGAACCTGAGGAAGAACAGAAGGAGCGGGAAGAcaaggaggacggggaggaggaggacggggaggacacggaggaggaggacacggaggaggaggacagggaggacaaAGAAGAGAAGGAACAGTCGCTGCTGGTGCAGGAGCTTAGGGACACGCAGGAGAGACTCAGAACCAAAGGACAACAG gGGTCCCGAAGATCCTGGACGAGGATGTTTGTCCTCCTCATTGTAATCCTGGCTTTCACAGGGGTTGCCATGTTGTCACTGTGGCACCCCCCTTTCAGGGATCAAGTTGCCATCATCCTCTCAGACATAGAGACCAGAATTGAGGACTATCTTATGGAAATGGCTTCCCACCGCCACTGTTACAGACCTGTATGA
- the traf3ip3 gene encoding centrosomal protein of 112 kDa isoform X1: protein MASMASLEILDISATPTSPIKDFDQKEEKRSEKYQHLRGRNNKTSCRSPPRDVDTRLIKDMLQHKRHLEFQRRRAGSPEFCPERTVNSIYCSTKRNPLAKTGHVKHQSAVPMAQMLDKQTQRTATSIEDPTGVLISNRLGVNDPNPGKWATLWSEPLPLKGQKEDMPGQQETAGFASVSLAENSIQQNMKGQQATSIKTITATEDFHTTMSSNSRILIEATVEQKILQEACVQTDPGLVTVKASDVQQLAEYLQEALWREEALKKKMAILQQSASSLLNSSDNIWTARCNEDLLTNRITSLEAQLQLCFQRLPKDGLKKLVLTMERQKLVYEEKALAALQKATLEKTDALVESHHFQEALETAKTESSRWQGLYEEQKQISGQLKECHERTSGQVDQLHSQLKLSSGQQEVLRGQTSTLQRVHEEMQRNISLLEQANQALRNDLCMKARTPECWDFTVQVCLPSEEPEEEQKEREDKEDGEEEDGEDTEEEDTEEEDREDKEEKEQSLLVQELRDTQERLRTKGQQCVDLEAELEAMQQEYRSSQARLTQCRDQLRLLSQRHSSTLARGSRRSWTRMFVLLIVILAFTGVAMLSLWHPPFRDQVAIILSDIETRIEDYLMEMASHRHCYRPV, encoded by the exons ATGGCTAGTATGGCTAGTTTGGAAATTCTGGACATCAGTGCAACTCCTACCTCACCAATCAAGGACTTTGATCAGAAAGAGGAGAAAAGATCAGAGAAATACCAACACCTCCGAGGGCGAAACAATAAAACGTCCTGTCGAAGCCCGCCGAGAGATGTGGATACTAGATTAATAAAAGATATGCTTCAACACAAGAGACACCTGGAGTTCCAGAGAAGGAGAGCTGGGAGCCCAGAGTTTTGCCCGGAGAGGACTGTGAATTCAATATATTGTTCCACAAAGAGAAACCCACTGGCAAAGACAGGTCATGTGAAACATCAGAGCGCAGTACCGATGGCTCAGATGCTGGATAAACAAACCCAAAGGACCGCCACGTCCATAGAGGACCCCACAGGGGTGTTGATCTCAAACAGATTAGGGGTCAATGACCCGAATCCTGGTAAATGG GCTACCTTATGGTCAGAACCTTTACCGTTGAAAGGCCAGAAGGAAGATATGCCAGGGCAACAGGAGACAGCAGGTTTCGCATCAGTATCCCTAGCAGAGAACTCCATTCAGCAGAATATGAAAG GACAACAAGCAACTAGCATCAAAACAATCACAGCAACTGAAGATTTCCACACAACCATGTCCTCTAACTCTCGTATTCTCATTGAAGCTACGGTAGAGCAAAAGATATTACAAGAAGCCTGTGTGCAGACTGA CCCTGGCCTGGTCACTGTTAAGGCATCT GATGTTCAGCAACTCGCTGAGTACTTGCAG GAGGCTCTGTGGAGAGAGGAGGCTTTGAAGAAGAAGATGGCCATCCTTCAGCAGAGCGCATCCAGCCTGCTAAACTCCTCCGACAACATTTGGACT GCTCGCTGCAACGAGGACCTTCTGACAAACAGGATAACATCTCTAGAGGCGCAACTGCAGCTCTGCTTTCAG AGGCTCCCTAAAGACGGACTGAAGAAGCTGGTCCTGACAATGGAGAGGCAGAAACTGGTGTATGAGGAGAAGGCCTTGGCTGCCCTGCAGAAGGCCACACTGGAGAAGACAGATGCATTGGTTGAGTCGCACCACTTCCAG GAGGCGCTGGAGACAGCCAAGACAGAGTCCTCGAGGTGGCAGGGTCTTTATGAGGAACAGAAGCAGATCTCAGGGCAGCTAAAGGAGTGTCACGAACGCACCAGTGGACAGGTGGACCAGCTGCACAGCCAGCTAAAG CTGTCCAGTGGCCAGCAGGAGGTGCTGAGGGGGCAGACGAGCACTCTACAGCGGGTCCATGAAGAGATGCAACGCAACATCTCCCTTCTGGAGCAGGCCAACCAGGCCCTGAGGAATGACCTCTGCATGAAAG CCCGTACCCCCGAGTGCTGGGACTTCACAGTGCAGGTGTGCCTGCCATCAGAGGAACCTGAGGAAGAACAGAAGGAGCGGGAAGAcaaggaggacggggaggaggaggacggggaggacacggaggaggaggacacggaggaggaggacagggaggacaaAGAAGAGAAGGAACAGTCGCTGCTGGTGCAGGAGCTTAGGGACACGCAGGAGAGACTCAGAACCAAAGGACAACAG tgtgtggatCTGGAGGCAGAGCTGGAGGCCATGCAGCAGGAGTACAGGTCCAGCCAGGCCCGGCTGACGCAGTGCAGGGACCAGCTGAGGCTGCTCAGCCAGCGGCACAGCAGCACGCTGGcacgg gGGTCCCGAAGATCCTGGACGAGGATGTTTGTCCTCCTCATTGTAATCCTGGCTTTCACAGGGGTTGCCATGTTGTCACTGTGGCACCCCCCTTTCAGGGATCAAGTTGCCATCATCCTCTCAGACATAGAGACCAGAATTGAGGACTATCTTATGGAAATGGCTTCCCACCGCCACTGTTACAGACCTGTATGA
- the atp5pb gene encoding ATP synthase peripheral stalk subunit b, mitochondrial, translating into MLSRTVLLSANALKSKGPIGAGLVQASHSLHTSSKSLAPVPALPEKGGQVRHGIIPEELFQLLYPKTGVTGPYMLGTGLLCYLLSKEIYIINHETLSAASIGAVVIYAIKKFGPSVAAFADKLNEEKVLNAQAVKDVALVGLSQAIEEEKKEQWRAEGRSMLFDAKRNNVAMLLETNFRERIHMVTNEVKKRLDYQIAVQNLNRQMEQEHMVNWVEKSVVGSITPLQEKESIAKCISDLKALARAKASLAV; encoded by the exons ATGCTGTCGAGGACCGTTTTACTTTCGG CCAATGCCCTGAAAAGCAAAGGTCCGATTGGAGCTGG GCTAGTCCAGGCCTCCCACTCCCTGCACACCTCGTCCAAGAGTTTGGCCCCCGTTCCCGCACTGCCAGAGAAAGGAGGACAGGTCCGCCATGGCATCATCCCAGAAGAGCTGTTCCAGCTTCTGTACCCCAAGACCGGAGTCACCG GCCCCTACATGCTGGGCACTGGGCTCCTATGCTACCTGCTCTCCAAGGAGATCTACATCATCAACCACGAAACGTTGTCCGCCGCCTCAATTGGCGCTGTTGTGATCTACGCAATCAAGAAGTTTGGACCCAGTGTCGCTGCTTTTGCTGACAAACTGAACGAG GAGAAAGTGCTCAACGCTCAGGCGGTGAAGGATGTGGCCCTTGTCGGCCTGTCGCAGGCCatcgaggaggagaagaaggagcagTGGAGAGCAGAGGGCAGATCGATGCTCTTCGATGCCAAGAGG AACAACGTGGCAATGCTGCTGGAGACCAACTTCAGAGAGAGGATACACATGGTGACCAATGAGGTGAAGAAGCGCCTGGACTATCAGATCGCCGTGCAGAACCTGAACCGTCAGATGGAGCAGGAGCACATGGTCAACTGGGTGGAGAAGAGCGTCGTCGGCAGCATCACCCCTCTGCAG GAGAAGGAGAGCATCGCCAAGTGCATCTCGGACCTGAAGGCCCTGGCCAGGGCCAAGGCCTCACTCGCGGTCTAA
- the eps8l3b gene encoding epidermal growth factor receptor kinase substrate 8-like protein 3b isoform X1 produces MYGTAAPFSYSPRGFVPEEQPSFRRGFQQDEPRNSPFQRNSPSRPSGKAIYSQRKEHIETLNKEDNVHYRVEHLFTCELISHEANSLDECIAKLKNLDAKGRIWPQDMILDVQGGYLQLNDIETKAELESLPLASILKTSTVLDCCAYNSLLAVVVQQRFRRSTQVYIFQCEEVGAEFIKRDLDKVVQGAPAHVDNHSNQLNFRNDREHIPAPWVPGGSSPRAVLDRPPSPLENRPSGRAFEPPPAPRSYAPVDPPPAPRSYAPVDPPPAPRSYAPPPHESHYNAEMEMGRQESRPMTEYTDIQRDTEILNHVFIDVELFMGLLAATVLPQGENGKKKKAISKKKSKTKGAGIPPADQYVGYLQKVKYGFNLLGKLNGHLTNPSAPDYVHILFTTLRIVVPQYAPGISMRVVSPMLTEPALQLLDQETSPEEDQLWRSLGECWNLPRNKWPHEVPPYMPQFSDGWQIPPHATSSQMVALNRSNSQRFPPSPSSNGPPYDPRSSREEQRNDSHWAPPSPRQSGPPLYMRVIYDFVARNSQELSIQKGDVVQVVDKSKQWWIVRNNLQEEGHVPQNVLEPMNESVPMDNPQGSRGRGPPLDLMSSPADVRAWLDYKGFSKMTVQSIGVLSGKQLLGLSRENLRLACPEEGGKMFFQLQPIKSAIALASEPGYGPYNGRH; encoded by the exons ATGTACGGAACCGCAGCACCTTTTTCCTATTCCCCAAG GGGTTTCGTGCCGGAGGAACAACCGTCATTTAGGCGAGGTTTTCAACAGGATGAACCCAGGAACTCACCATTTCAGAGAAACAGTCCGTCCAGGCCCAGTGGCAAGGCAATATACt CCCAGCGAAAAGAGCACATAGAAACACTGAACAAGGAAGACAACGTTCACTACAGAGTTGAG CACCTGTTTACCTGTGAATTGATCAGCCATGAGGCTAACAGCCTGGATGAGTGCATCGCCAAGCTCAAGAACCTAGACGCCAAAGGCCGGATATGGCCGCAGGACATGATCCTAGACGTGCAGGGAGGATACCTGCAGCTCAACGACATCGAGACAAAG GCTGAGCTGGAGTCCCTCCCCCTGGCCTCCATCCTCAAGACCAGCACTGTGCTGGACTGCTGCGCCTACAACTCCCTGCTGGCCGTGGTGGTGCAGCAGCGCTTCAGGAGGAGCACTCAGGTCTACATCTTCCAGTGTGAAGAGGTCGGG GCCGAGTTCATTAAGAGAGATCTGGATAAGGTCGTCCAAGGAGCGCCAGCTCATGTGGACaaccatagcaaccagttgaacTTCCG CAACGACCGGGAGCACATCCCTGCACCGTGGGTCCCAGGAGGCTCCAGCCCCCGGGCCGTGCTGgaccgccccccctctcccctagaAAACCGCCCCAGTGGCAGGGCCTTCG AGCCGCCCCCCGCCCCTCGGAGCTACGCCCCCGTGGACCCTCCGCCCGCCCCTCGGAGCTACGCCCCCGTGgaccctccccccgcccctcggAGCTACGCCCCCCCACCGCATGAGAGCCACTACAATGCTGAGATGGAAATGGGCAGACAGGAGAGTCGGCCAATGACAGAATATACCGACATACAGAGAGATACG GAAATCCTAAACCATGTGTTCATCGATGTGGAGCTCTTCATGGGGCTTCTAGCCGCTACAGTACTGCCCCAGGGCGAAAATGGCAAGAAGAAGAAAGCTATCTCAAAGAAGAAATCCAAGACAAAAG GAGCCGGCATACCACCTGCAGATCAATATGTTGGATATCTTCAAAAAGTCAAGTATGGCTTCAATCTACTA GGTAAACTGAACGGGCACCTGACCAATCCCAGTGCACCAGACTATGTCCACATCCTCTTCACTACTCTTCGAATC gtgGTCCCGCAGTATGCCCCTGGCATCTCCATGAGAGTGGTCTCCCCCATGCTGACAGAGCCGGCCCTGCAGCTCCTGGACCAGGAGACGAGTCCAGAGGAGGACCAGCTGTGGAGGTCCCTGGGAGAGTGCTGGAACCTCCCCAG GAACAAATGGCCGCACGAAGTCCCGCCGTACATGCCACAGTTTTCTGACGGTTGGCAGATCCCGCCCCATGCGACATCTTCCCAGATGGTGGCCCTCAACCGCAGCAACAGCCAGCGtttccccccttctccctccagtAACGGGCCCCCATATGACCCCCGGAGCAGCAGAGAAGAG CAGAGGAACGACAGCCACTGggccccaccatcaccacg CCAGAGCGGGCCGCCCCTGTACATGCGGGTCATCTATGACTTTGTGGCAAGGAACAGCCAGGAGCTGAGTATTCAGAAAGGAGACGTGGTCCAG GTGGTAGACAAGTCTAAACAGTGGTGGATCGTCCGCAATAATCTCCAGGAGGAGGGACATGTTCCCCAGAATGTTCTGGAGCCCATGAATGAGTCAGTGCCCATGGACAACCCACAG GGCTCCCGCGGCCGTGGTCCCCCGTTGGACCTGATGTCCAGCCCTGCGGATGTTCGAGCCTGGCTGGATTACAAAGGCTTCTCCAAAAT GACGGTGCAGAGCATCGGTGTGCTGAGCGGAAAACAGCTGCTGGGATTGTCCCGCGAAAACCTACGGCTTGCCTGCCCCGAGGAAGGCGGCAAAATGTTCTTCCAGTTGCAGCCCATAAAGTCTGCCATTGCA CTTGCCTCCGAGCCCGGGTATGGACCCTACAATGGCCGTCACTAG
- the eps8l3b gene encoding epidermal growth factor receptor kinase substrate 8-like protein 3b isoform X2 yields the protein MYGTAAPFSYSPRGFVPEEQPSFRRGFQQDEPRNSPFQRNSPSRPSGKAIYSQRKEHIETLNKEDNVHYRVEHLFTCELISHEANSLDECIAKLKNLDAKGRIWPQDMILDVQGGYLQLNDIETKAELESLPLASILKTSTVLDCCAYNSLLAVVVQQRFRRSTQVYIFQCEEVGAEFIKRDLDKVVQGAPAHVDNHSNQLNFRNDREHIPAPWVPGGSSPRAVLDRPPSPLENRPSGRAFEPPPAPRSYAPVDPPPAPRSYAPVDPPPAPRSYAPPPHESHYNAEMEMGRQESRPMTEYTDIQRDTEILNHVFIDVELFMGLLAATVLPQGENGKKKKAISKKKSKTKGAGIPPADQYVGYLQKVKYGFNLLGKLNGHLTNPSAPDYVHILFTTLRIVVPQYAPGISMRVVSPMLTEPALQLLDQETSPEEDQLWRSLGECWNLPRNKWPHEVPPYMPQFSDGWQIPPHATSSQMVALNRSNSQRFPPSPSSNGPPYDPRSSREERNDSHWAPPSPRQSGPPLYMRVIYDFVARNSQELSIQKGDVVQVVDKSKQWWIVRNNLQEEGHVPQNVLEPMNESVPMDNPQGSRGRGPPLDLMSSPADVRAWLDYKGFSKMTVQSIGVLSGKQLLGLSRENLRLACPEEGGKMFFQLQPIKSAIALASEPGYGPYNGRH from the exons ATGTACGGAACCGCAGCACCTTTTTCCTATTCCCCAAG GGGTTTCGTGCCGGAGGAACAACCGTCATTTAGGCGAGGTTTTCAACAGGATGAACCCAGGAACTCACCATTTCAGAGAAACAGTCCGTCCAGGCCCAGTGGCAAGGCAATATACt CCCAGCGAAAAGAGCACATAGAAACACTGAACAAGGAAGACAACGTTCACTACAGAGTTGAG CACCTGTTTACCTGTGAATTGATCAGCCATGAGGCTAACAGCCTGGATGAGTGCATCGCCAAGCTCAAGAACCTAGACGCCAAAGGCCGGATATGGCCGCAGGACATGATCCTAGACGTGCAGGGAGGATACCTGCAGCTCAACGACATCGAGACAAAG GCTGAGCTGGAGTCCCTCCCCCTGGCCTCCATCCTCAAGACCAGCACTGTGCTGGACTGCTGCGCCTACAACTCCCTGCTGGCCGTGGTGGTGCAGCAGCGCTTCAGGAGGAGCACTCAGGTCTACATCTTCCAGTGTGAAGAGGTCGGG GCCGAGTTCATTAAGAGAGATCTGGATAAGGTCGTCCAAGGAGCGCCAGCTCATGTGGACaaccatagcaaccagttgaacTTCCG CAACGACCGGGAGCACATCCCTGCACCGTGGGTCCCAGGAGGCTCCAGCCCCCGGGCCGTGCTGgaccgccccccctctcccctagaAAACCGCCCCAGTGGCAGGGCCTTCG AGCCGCCCCCCGCCCCTCGGAGCTACGCCCCCGTGGACCCTCCGCCCGCCCCTCGGAGCTACGCCCCCGTGgaccctccccccgcccctcggAGCTACGCCCCCCCACCGCATGAGAGCCACTACAATGCTGAGATGGAAATGGGCAGACAGGAGAGTCGGCCAATGACAGAATATACCGACATACAGAGAGATACG GAAATCCTAAACCATGTGTTCATCGATGTGGAGCTCTTCATGGGGCTTCTAGCCGCTACAGTACTGCCCCAGGGCGAAAATGGCAAGAAGAAGAAAGCTATCTCAAAGAAGAAATCCAAGACAAAAG GAGCCGGCATACCACCTGCAGATCAATATGTTGGATATCTTCAAAAAGTCAAGTATGGCTTCAATCTACTA GGTAAACTGAACGGGCACCTGACCAATCCCAGTGCACCAGACTATGTCCACATCCTCTTCACTACTCTTCGAATC gtgGTCCCGCAGTATGCCCCTGGCATCTCCATGAGAGTGGTCTCCCCCATGCTGACAGAGCCGGCCCTGCAGCTCCTGGACCAGGAGACGAGTCCAGAGGAGGACCAGCTGTGGAGGTCCCTGGGAGAGTGCTGGAACCTCCCCAG GAACAAATGGCCGCACGAAGTCCCGCCGTACATGCCACAGTTTTCTGACGGTTGGCAGATCCCGCCCCATGCGACATCTTCCCAGATGGTGGCCCTCAACCGCAGCAACAGCCAGCGtttccccccttctccctccagtAACGGGCCCCCATATGACCCCCGGAGCAGCAGAGAAGAG AGGAACGACAGCCACTGggccccaccatcaccacg CCAGAGCGGGCCGCCCCTGTACATGCGGGTCATCTATGACTTTGTGGCAAGGAACAGCCAGGAGCTGAGTATTCAGAAAGGAGACGTGGTCCAG GTGGTAGACAAGTCTAAACAGTGGTGGATCGTCCGCAATAATCTCCAGGAGGAGGGACATGTTCCCCAGAATGTTCTGGAGCCCATGAATGAGTCAGTGCCCATGGACAACCCACAG GGCTCCCGCGGCCGTGGTCCCCCGTTGGACCTGATGTCCAGCCCTGCGGATGTTCGAGCCTGGCTGGATTACAAAGGCTTCTCCAAAAT GACGGTGCAGAGCATCGGTGTGCTGAGCGGAAAACAGCTGCTGGGATTGTCCCGCGAAAACCTACGGCTTGCCTGCCCCGAGGAAGGCGGCAAAATGTTCTTCCAGTTGCAGCCCATAAAGTCTGCCATTGCA CTTGCCTCCGAGCCCGGGTATGGACCCTACAATGGCCGTCACTAG